GGGACTCTCCATTTTCAGTATGGCTTCAACCTTCTTTTCGTCTGGTCTTATTCCGTCTTCATCGAGCCAGTGTCCAAGGAATGTAAGGCGTTGAACATTAAACACGCACTTGCTGTCGTTCAGTGTCACTCCAGCCTTTGCAAGTGCCTGCAGCACGTTTCGGAGTGTCTCGTTGTGCTCATGGCTGTTGGAACCCCAGATGAGGATGTCGTCCATGTCACAGACAACTCGACTGATGCCTTGTAAAATGTACGCCATCTGCTTCTGGAAGTGTTCAGGAGCTCACGCAATGCCAAATGGTAGTCGGTTGAAGTAGAAGCGCCCAAAAGGTGAGATGAAGGAGGTGAGTTGCCTTGATTCTTCACAAAGTGGAATTTGCCAAAATCCAGAGTTGGCATCGAGTTTGGAGAACACCTTAGCTCCATGAAGAAGTCCGAGAGTGTGCTCCACGGAAGGAATAGGATGCCATTCTCTGAGAACGTGGCGGTTCAGCTCTGTAAAGTCGACGCATATTCTCACGTCTCCGGAGGGCTTTGGCACGACAACCATTGGTGCACACCACTCGGTCGGCTCATCAACAGGTGATATGACACCGAGTGTCTGCATCCTTTGAAGTTCCAACTTTGTCTTCTCGTACAATGGAATTGGGATGCGCCTCGGGGAGCTGAGTGCGAAAGCTTTTGCTCCTGGTTGAAGCTGAATCCTGTGTTCTTTGAGCAGCTTGCCGAGTCCTTGGAACACCGCTCGAAATTCTTCTTTCGGGTTGACTTTGTCGGCAACGGCGTTTACGAAGGTCAGCATCTGTAGCTTTTTGATGGCTGGCTTGCCTAGCAACTGAGTGCAGATCTGATCTAGGACGTATATATCCTGAGTAGTCGCGTGGTTGCGGTAGATGAGCTGGAGTTGTGCCACTCCTGCTGCTGTAAGAAGCTTTCCATCTGGGCCATGCATCTGACGAGGAGGAGCTGATAGAAGCGGCCTGTCCTTGAGTGTCTAGAATACGTGCGTCGGGAGGACGGTTTCTTCGGCACCAGTGTCAATTTTGAAGTCTACTGGCTGGCCTTGAACCAAGACTGTTGCTTCCCAGTTTCCAGCATCCGTCGTCTTGACTGCTCCAAGAAATCCTGCTTCTAAAGTTCCGTGCTCGGTTTCGACACAATTGAGGCGTCGCGACATGCTTACGGAGGCATAGTGACCTTTCTTCCGGCAATTCCTGCAGACTTCCCAGCGTGCTGGGCAGAGAGTGCGAGAGTGACGCTCTTGACCACACCAACGGCACGGTTTCTGCTCTCTGTTTTTACCGGAGGGTGAAGATGGCTTGCTTGCCCCGCGTAGATAACTGCCGCTTTTGTCTTGCATTGAAGCGCGTCGACTGGTCTGCGCACCGGATGCAACTTTGTTCAAAGATGGCACTTCCTGGTGGAGCTCCGCTTGTTGCTGACGGACACTCTCGATCTGGAGGACGGAATCGAGAGCCTTTTGTAGTGTGAGCTCTGCGTCGAGCTGTAACCTGGCGGATAGCTGCTTGTCTTTTATCCCAACCACGAGGCGGTCGCGCACGAACTCCTCTCGAAGAGCACCGAACTCGCAATCTTTCGAAAGCGTGTGAAGCGCAGTGACGAAATCTTCGGCCGACTCACCATCTTGTTGCAGTCTGGTGTTGAATCTGGCTCGTTCGAAGATTACGTTGCGTCGCGGAATAAAATACTTGTCTAACTGCTCCACGACGGCGTCGAATTTCTTGGAGCTCTCTTCAGATAAAGCGAAGGTGGCGTAGATTTCCTCGGCTTGCTCACCCATGATGTAGAGTAGGGCGTCTACTTGACGTTGCTCGGGCTTCACGCACAAGCCTGAAGAGGTTCGGAAACGTTCAAAACGCTGTTTCCACTTCGGCCACTCGTTCGGCGACGAAAAGTCGAAGGCGTCCGGCGGTTGAATAACGAATGACGCCATGACCGGTGCTTTTTTGCTTGCGGCGTCCTTCGCAAGGATGATGACTAGAAGCCGATGTCCACTGGTAGCACTTgttcttctgacaccatgttgaagtcgtcagggacgagcgagaaggcaggaggctgagttacgTGGACACAGGTTTATTCCAAACGGCGTTCTAGCCTAGGAGCCCAGCCACGCGCCACGCGCACCTCGAGCACACGCTGTCACCAGCTTCGCCTGGCTTTTTCTAGATGGCAGCATCTACAACAGAAACTGCCACATGTgctgcacttgtaatagacggctagagctgtgcacgggccgtattttcgagcccgagcccggcccgggcccgctgactttgtcgaaggcccacccgagcccgacggcaaagggctgcgagcccgcccggcccggcccgacgtacgaaaagacaatcccaggcccggcccggcccggcccggcccggtccggctttttgaaggttcgctgcgaaaacaaaacatcgttttccggtaatttggcattttattgagcatatagaatatgatcaaacgacacacgacgaacagtctccaatagagactgttcgcggcactttttctatacaagtagacggcctcatgccagcaacaatggagttcgctcgccaaagccgtcacgtgtatggggtatgccaatgcaagcgtcagcttgcacgaaggcgatctacgtcgggtcgctcgtcgctgtcgcgtgcatgttcactcatatgggatttggccttaaatctaacgcggaacagtcgcgtggcgccgtcactagctcaggtggtgctacttctctgttttcggagtgcaacagaggcagtgctttacctgctccccttttgtttaaagtagcgaatggaaaggaaaagcggtaaagggcggtcgcggtaaaggcgctgtatgcgtgctggaaaacaattcccgctcattctctata
This window of the Rhipicephalus sanguineus isolate Rsan-2018 chromosome 2, BIME_Rsan_1.4, whole genome shotgun sequence genome carries:
- the LOC119382211 gene encoding uncharacterized protein K02A2.6-like; the encoded protein is MASFVIQPPDAFDFSSPNEWPKWKQRFERFRTSSGLCVKPEQRQVDALLYIMGEQAEEIYATFALSEESSKKFDAVVEQLDKYFIPRRNVIFERARFNTRLQQDGESAEDFVTALHTLSKDCEFGALREEFVRDRLVVGIKDKQLSARLQLDAELTLQKALDSVLQIESVRQQQAELHQETLKDRPLLSAPPRQMHGPDGKLLTAAGVAQLQLIYRNHATTQDIYVLDQICTQLLGKPAIKKLQMLTFVNAVADKVNPKEEFRAVFQGLGKLLKEHRIQLQPGAKAFALSSPRRIPIPLYEKTKLELQRMQTLGVISPVDEPTEWCAPMVVVPKPSGDVRICVDFTELNRHVLREWHPIPSVEHTLGLLHGAKVFSKLDANSGFWQIPLCEESRQLTSFISPFGRFYFNRLPFGIA